GGTCGGCACCGCGAGCGGCAGCACCAGCGCCCAGGCGAGCACGCGCCGGCCGGGAAACTCATAATAGGCAGTGAGCCAGGCCGGGATGATGCCCATGCTGGCGGTGAGGAGGGCGACGCCCGCCATCACGAGGGCAGTGGTCTTCAGCGCCACCGGCAGGACATTGCGGGCGAGATGCGGCCAGTCGGCGCCGCCGCCCGAGAGCGCCAGGGTGATGAGCGCGAGGAGGGGGATGAGCACGGCGAGCGCCGTCAGCACCGCGCCGACGCTCAGGAGCCTGTGCTCCCTCAACGAGAAAAAGGGGCGCGAGCGCCCCTTCCGGATAATGTCCGCCGTCACCCTTGACCTCAGGAGGCCGGGCCTTCGTCGAAGCCGACCTTGTCGACGAGCTCCGAGGCGGCCTTGCGGTTCTTGGCGATCTCGGCGAGTGGCAGCGCGTCGGGCTTGAGCGTGCCCCAGGCCGAGACGATGTCGGACGCCTTGATGCCGGGCTCGACCGGATATTCGAAAACCTGCTCGCCATAGAGGGTCTGGCCCTTGTCGGTGGCCAGGAATTCCATGAGCTTCACGGCATTGTCCTTGTTGGGGGCGTATTTCGCCAGCGCCATACCGGAGATGTTCACATGCGTGCCGCGGTCATTGGCATTGGGGAACAGCACCTTGATGGAGGCCGCCCATTCCTTCTGCTCGGGCTCCTTCTCGTTGGTCTGCATCTGGCCGACATAATAAGTGTTGCCGAGCGCGATATCGCATTCGCCGGCGAAGATCGCCTTGGCCTGGTCGCGGTCGCCGCCATCTGGCTTGCGCGCCAGATTGGCCTTCACGCCCTTGAGCCACTCCTCGGTCTTCTCAAGACCGTTATGGGCGATCATCGAGGCGATGAGTCCGATCGTGTAGACATGCTGGCCTGAGCGGGTGCAGATCTTGCCCTTCCACTTGGGATCGGCGAGCTCTTCATAAGTAATCGCATCCTGGCTCACGCGCTCCTTCGAGGCATAGATGACGCGGGCGCGCGTGGTCACGCCGAACCAGTTGCCCTCGGGGTCGCGATATTGCGCCGGAATGTCCTTGTTGATGAGCTCATCGACGAGCGGCTGGGTGACGCCCTTGTCCTCGGCGGCCTGGAGTCGGCCGATATCGACGGTGAGAATCACATCCGCCGGCGAATTGGCGCCTTCCTCGGCGATCTTCTCCTCGAGGCCCTTATCGAGGAACAGCACATTGGTCTTGATCCCGGTCTCGGCGGTGAACGCCTCGAGCAGCGGTTTGATCAGCTCGGGCTGGCGGTAGGAATAAATGTTGACAACGCCGTCGGCGAGTGCGCTGGTCGCCAAGAGAGCGGCGCCAAAGGGCACCGCGACAGCGAGTTGCAAGAGTTTCTTGAAGGACTTCATGTGCTTTGTTCCCTTTGTTCCGCCGGCCCTCGATGCTCGCCGGAGCTATACCTGAGTATTACTGTCGGGTTTTGCGGGAAAAGCCTCGGAGCGTCAAGAAAAAACCTTGTTCGATCAGTTATTTAGAAATGTTCTAGAGAAGGTAAGCGAATGACGATCGATCAGGCTGAAGTGGAAGCGACGCGGGCGTTGGAAATCCTGCTGGGCTGGCTGGTCAGCTCGCAATTCTACGCCCAGATCGGCGCCATCATCCTGGCCAGGGCGGTTGCCCATTTCGCCAACCGCCAGATCAAGGCGAAGACACCCTATTTCAAGAGCCCGCCGGAGCAGGGCGCGCTGCTGAAGGTGCGGCGTTGGCTCTATAGCTGCCGCGACCTGCTGTTTCCCATTCTATGTGTCCTGATGCTCGCCATTGCGGTCCAGGTGGTCGAGGGAACGGTGGGCTCCTCCTGGCTGGTGCGCATCGCCCAGAGCATCGCCGTGATCGGCGTACTTTATGCGGCGATCAACCGGTTCATCCGTCATCCGCTCATCAATGCCGCGGCGCGCTGGATCGGTATTCCTATCGCGACGCTCCAGGTTTTCGGTGTCCTCGACAATTTCTCGCTCTATCTCGATTCGGTCTCACTCGAGGTCGGCAATATCAGGCTGTCGCTCTACACGCTGGCCAAGGCGGCGGTGTTCGGCGGCATCCTCTTCTGGCTTGGACGATTCTCCAACGACGCCGGGCAGAAGGCCATCCGCAAGCAGGAAGCGCTCGATATCCCGACCCGCGAATTGCTGGCCAAGATCTTCCAGATCGCGCTTTTTGTATTGCTGTTCATCCTGCTTCTTCAGGTGCTGGGGCTCGATCTGACGGCGCTGACGATCTTCGGCGGCGCCCTCGGCGTTGGCCTCGGCTTCGGTCTGCAGCAGATCGCCTCCAACTTCATCTCCGGCATGATCCTGCTGTTCGAGCGCTCGATGAAGGTGGGCGATTATGTCGAGGTCGGTGGTGGCATGGCGGGCACGCTGCGTGAGATCAATATGCGCTCAAGCACGCTCCATACCGGCGACGGCAAGGAAATCATGGTGCCGAACGAGAAATTCATCACCTCGGCATTCGTCAACTGGACGAAATCCGATCATTTGCAGCGCTTCGACGTGACCTTTTCGGTGCCCTATGACGCCGATATCCACAAGATCCCGAATCTCGTCCAGGCAGCCGCCGCCCGGCACCCGCATATCCTGGCCAGGCCCACAGGACCCTCCTGCGATATCAAGCAATTCGGCGACAAAGGCATCCAGTTCGGCCTCACTTATTGGGTCGCGGGGACGAATGGATATGGCTCGGATGTGCATTTCCTGGTGTGGGATACGCTGAAGGAGGCAGGTATCGCCTTGGGGCCGTTAAAATAAGTATCACGTTGCTTGACACCCGGCGGGCGCTGCACTATCACCCGCCCCACGCCAGATGCGGGTGTAGCTCAGTTGGTTAGAGCGTCGGCCTGTCACGCCGAAGGTCGCGGGTTCGAGCCCCGTCACTCGCGCCAGTCATATCAATGACTTGCGCCGATCGCATCAGGTAACTTCCCAAAGCCAGGACAGACCTGTTCTAGGACCAGCGGTCGTTCGCTTCGCTTGAGCGCCTTCTGGCCGCACTGCTGGCGCCGCGGTGCCGCGGTCGGCTCATAACGCTCTCCCACTTGTAATCAGATGAGGCGCCCGGCAGAGGACCTATTGCCAAAGGCGGCGCCTGAGCTAACATAGAGTAATATGAAGGGCCAAGTTAGTTCGGAGTTGGCGGGTGCGTTCCCTTGGGCGATCCTGGGGAGACGCCCGGAGATGGAGCTTTCATGACTGTGGACAAGCGTGACGGCAACAGTTTGTTGCCGAGTACGGATGACCCACCTCTCCCCTTGGCCGGACCTACCTCGCCGAAATTCGAGCGTCGACTGGCGATTGTGGCGTGCCTCCTGCCGGCCGCTTACTTTCTTCTATCCTCGCTGTTCGCGCTCATCTACTTCAAGACATACGCGTCAGAGCTTCCGCAATTCCTTAGATATGTCTTAGCACCCGGTTTGATCGGGGTAGCATTTCTCGCTTGCGCCTATGCGCTGCCCCGCCGTCTAAGTCTATCGATAGGAACGAGCGGCATAGCCGTGATCGCAGCCCTGTTTGCTTTCGAGACCTGGCAGACCATAAAGCTGTATGCGAGTCTTCTTGGCATGATCGGATATGCCGGCGGTGCGCAGATCCCGAGCGTCGATGCCAATAACGGCTTGCCACCGGGCTATACGGTAAAAGCACTCAACCGGGTTCTTAAGCCTGCAACGCTGCCTGAAGCCGTGCTGAGCGGTGTGCCCCATTCGCAGGTGTTCATGTGTTCTCGCGACGGCAAGCCGGTGACCTACACGGCCGACCGTTATGGTTTCAACAACCCGGATAGCGTCTACGACAAGCCGATCAGCACTGTTGTCCTTGGCGATTCATTCATAGAAGGCTACTGCCTGGAACCAGGCAAGGACACGGTCAGTGTGCTGCGTGGCACCTTGCCCGATAGCGTTGGTATTGCGACGCGCGGCAACGGCCCCCTCATGGAACTGGCCGCGTTGGGCAGATTCGGAAAAGAACTCCGTCCACGTTTTGTCGTGATGGCGTTCTTCGAGGGCAATGACTGGGAGAATCTGCAGGTCGAGCTTGAATTCCCGTGGCTGCGGCAGGCTTTGTCCGAGAATACTGAGTTCGGGCAAACAACCATCCCTCCGGCAACGCTCGCCGAGATGGATGGTGTTATCAATGGCTGGCGTGCTACCGAAGTGAAACCCCTTGATGTTCTGCGCCGTACATGGCTCGTCCGGAACTTCTTTGCCCTGCGCCAGGTGAGTTCTGAGCTTGGGATCGCTTACCCGAAGGTTTTCCGGGCGCAGCCCGAATATGTCGACATATTGCGCAAGGCCGCCAAGATCACTGAGAGTTGGGGTGGCGAGCTACTGGTTCTCTATATCCCGCAGGCTGCCCGATATGACGGAATGATCTCACACGAGTTCGTCTATGACCCATTGCGCAATCGTGTCCGGAAGGCTGCGGCAGAAGCCGGCGTGGAAGTCATCGATCTTGCGGAAATATTCAAGAAACGGAAGGATGTCCAAAGTCTGTACGCCTCTGACTGGCATTTCAGCGAAGAGGGGGCACGTGTTGCGGCCCAGGCGATTATCGATCGGCTGAGACAGCCGATGGCTGCATATCACTCCGCGAAATGATGGAAAGGCGTTTGGTCGCGACTGCACGACCAAGCGGAGGGACTCAACAGGCAAATCACGGATCCGGATCGTCGAACTGTTGCAGACTTTCGGTGCAACCAGCTCTCGGGACTGAGGAACATGACTGAAAATTTCCATGAGCGGATCGAAGCGGACGAAGAGGTAAAGCTCCCGTCCGAGAGATCCTTCGCGATGGTGTTCGCGACCGTGTTCGCTCTCATCGGACTTATCCCGCTGCTGCATGGGGGCAGCATCCGCTGGTGGTCGATTGTGATCGGCGCAGTATTCCTGATCATCGGCCTCACTGTTCCCTCGATCCTGCGGCCGCTCAACAAGCTGTGGATGCGGTTTGGCCTTCTGCTTCATCGCATCGTCAATCCCCTCGTTCTGGGGCTGATGTTCTGGGGCATACTCGTTCCCGTCGGCTACCTCATACGGATGTTCTCGGGCAAGCTTCTCGCCTCCGAGCTCAAAGATGACAGTTATTGGATACGTCGCAAGCCGCCCGGGCCCGATCCCGAGTCTGTGCGCAATCAGTTCTAGGAGGAAGCCATGTCGTTCATTGGGGAATTGCTCGCTTTCACACGTGCCCGCAAGAAGGTCTGGCTCCTGCCGATGCTCATTTTCCTGGGCCTGTTCGGCGGACTTTTGATCCTGGCCAAGGGCAGCGCCGTGGCGCCTTTCATTTATACGATCTTCTAGGGCGCTCCATGCGTATCCTCGGGATATCGGCCTACTATCACGACAGCGCGGCGGCGATCGTTGCCGATGGCAAGATCATTTGCGCCGCGCAGGAGGAACGCTTTACGCGGAAGAAGCATGATGCGCGCTTTCCGGCCCATGCAATAGCCTATTGCCTGGAGGAAGCGCGCGCCAAACTGGGCGAGATCGACTATGTCGCTTTCTATGACAAGCCATTTCTCAAATTCGAACGCATTCTCGAAACCTACCTTGCCTATGCGCCGCGGGGCTTCACGTCCTTTCGCATGGCCATGCCGGTGTGGCTCAGGGAGAAACTGTTCCAGAAGAGCTTGCTGAAGAAGCACCTTCGTGAAATCGATCCGGATTTCGATCCGGAAGGCAAGCTGCTCTTCACCGAGCACCATCTGTCACATGCCGCAAGCGCCTTTTTCCCTTCACCCTTTGATCAGGCCGTGGTCCTCACGATGGATGGTGTTGGCGAATGGGCAACGACATCGGCCGGCGTGGGGCAGGGCACCGATCTCGCCATCGAGCGCGAGATACATTTTCCGCATTCGCTGGGGCTGCTTTATTCGGCCTTCACTTACTATACGGGGTTCAAGGTCAATTCCGGCGAATACAAGGTCATGGGGCTGGCGCCCTATGGCGAGCCGAAATATGTGGACGTCATTCGCGATAACCTGATCGACATAAGGTCCGATGGCTCCTACAGGCTGAATCTCGATTATTTCGACTACTGCACCGGGCTGCGCATGACGAATGAGCGTTTCGACGCCCTGTTCGGCGGGCCGCCGCGCAAGAGTGAAGACCGCCTCACGCAGCGCGAGATGGATCTTGCCGCCTCGGTCCAGGTGGTGCTCGAGGAGGTCGTCATCAAGATGACGCGTTCCCTGCGCGATGCATATGGGATCGACAATCTCTGCCTCGCCGGCGGTGTGGCGCTCAATTGCGTCGCCAATGGCAAGATCCTGCGCGACGGACATTTCAAGAAGATCTGGATCCAACCTGCCGCGGGCGATGCCGGTGGCGCCCTCGGCGCGGCTCTTGCGGCCTATCACGGCATCGCCAAGAAGCCGCGGATCAACTCGAACGGCGCGGATCTCATGCAGGGCGCCTATCTGGGTCCCAGTTTCACGCAGGACGAGATCGAAAAGCGTCTTCGCGATCAGAAAGCCGTCTTCGAGACGGTATCCGATGACGAGGTGATCGATCTTTCGGTGAAGGCTCTTGCGCAGGAGAATGCTGTCGGCTGGTTCCAGGGGCGGATGGAATTCGGGCCGCGAGCTTTGGGCGCGCGATCGATTCTGGGCGATGCACGCTCGCCCTCGATGCAGTCGCTGCTCAATCTCAAGGTCAAATACCGCGAATCCTTCCGACCCTTCGCCCCGTCGGTCCTGCGCGAAGACGTGGCAGGTTGGTTCGAGCTCGACGAAGACAGCCCCTATATGCTGCTCGTGGCCGATGTCCGGGAAGAGCGCCGCCGCAGCATGTCGGCGCACGAGAATGCGCTCTTCGGCATAGAGAAGCTCAACATCCCGCGATCGGAGATTCCGGCGGTCACTCATATCGACTATTCGGCGCGTATACAGACGGTGAGCGCGGATACGAACCCGCGCTATCATGCACTGCTTTCGGCCTTCAAGCGCGAGACGGGATGTCCCGTTCTCGTCAATACGAGCTTCAATGTACGCGGCGAGCCGCTGGTCTGCACCCCGGAGGACGCGTTCCGCTGCTTCATGGGGACCGAAATCGAGCTTCTGGTCGCGGGTAACTGCGTGCTCCGCAAGGAACGGCAGGATCCGGCGCTCAAGCGCAATTACGAAAGCGCATTCGAGCTGGATTGAAGCATTGGGGGGCGCGTCGAGGGGGCAGTCGCCCGCACCGGTCCGGTGGCAGGGCGGTTTTGAAGTTTTCACCCTCCCCCCTCCGGTCTCATCGCAGTGAAGGATGCTTCGGATGGATCGGAAAACCATCGGCGCCCACCTCGGTCGAGTAGCCTCGCACCTCGATCTGCTGTGCGCGCCCGTCGTGGCAGTCCTTGCACAGGCTGGTGAATGGGCCGGCGAAGAAGGTCTCGGGCCTGAGCTTCTGCGATGGGCTGACGTGGTGGCAGACGGCGGCGGCTACAATCCGGCCCCTAACCTTACACCACTCGCACAGGGGCTGCTTCCGGAACTGGCTTTCCCTCGTCTTCGCCCAGGCCGAGGTCTTGTAGAGCTTGCGATATTGGGCAGCTTCAGGACTGCGACGGTCTGATCTGTTCAATTAAGTCCCTGATCGTTAGTGGACATGGGTAGAGCGATCCTACTCTTGTTGTCATTACCGGCATCGTCAGGCTCTGTCTGGTACGTCACAACCGGTTGTGCTATCCTAAAGCATTCGGGCAGTGAGTCGCCGTTATTGCAGAGGGCGAGGAGAAGAAGCCCTATGGGAGATCGTCAGAGCTAGGACGCCCACAGCTGCCGCGCTTCACCCTCTGAGCTACGCCCCGAGTGGCCGCTCGATATCGGAAGATATATTGCCCAATAGTTGGTTTGCTGATCGAATGTCGCTACCAGTAGGAGACAGCGATGGCAATGCGCGCTCAACTATCTGGCGATGGTCCGCTCGTGATGCCTGCTGTTGTAGGCTATTTGGGGTTAACCCTTCCAGCAGGTGGACGACCAACGCAAATCCGTTTTGTCTTAGAGGATGGATCAGAACTCCATCTGCCGATTCCGGAGGCTGCTTACAACAAACTCCTCGATCAGTTCGCGATGCTGTACGCCGAGCAGAACTGGATCGAAGTAGGACCAAGGTAGGCAATGCATTCGAACTCTCAGCATGACACGGAGGACACGCCGGATATTTTTGACTGGCAAAGAGTGCTCTTTCTGCTTTTTTATGGCCATATGGCTGCTCGTGACTTTGTGGCTGATCAGTCAACTTCTCAATTTGATGTATCCCCCACTCGTCGGCGTAGCGATGATGGGGCTCTCGCTCGGAGCTAACCTACGTAGGTAGGTTCGACGCGAGGCCGCCCCGTGATGAACCACAGAACGTACGACAAGTTTGTTCGAATAATCACCCGTAACGAAGACTCCTTCACGCGACTCAAAAATGCCGATCGGTTCCTGACATGGTGTGCCGACCGAGAAATTTCGCTCATCCTGCACGGGCACAAACACGTTGCCCGTCACGTCCAAGTAGAGATTTCGGCTTCTGACGGGTCGATTCGGTACATTGATGTCGTCGGCTGCGGTTCGACAACTGGAGTCGAAAGCTCGCCCTTGTGCTACGACATTTTGTCCATCGAGCCGAGTACCCGAACATGGGGCGTCAGCTTCTACCATGATCCGTCGCCTTCCGGGGCTGGCTTCAGAAGTCAGGAAATGTCAGTTGACACCCGGTCTTTGCGGAGGAGTTGGTGATGTTCTTTTGTAGTCGTCCTAGCATATCTACTTTGCGCGACTGCTGAGAGACTAGCTGTGATCCGATAATGATACGGACCGTCTCGTAGAATTTCTTGAGAAGCCCTACGCGCCCTTCTTGGCGGCGACCGCTCGGATCCGATCTGCATCAAGCGCATCACCACCTCCAAGAAGGCGCCTCGGAGTCATCCACCGGATTCCAGTTCCAACATTGGGCCAAACGACAGGCGGCTGATGGATCGAAGCGCGGTCCATCCGGCGGCGTGCCCGCCAGACTTTTTAAGCTTTCCCCCAAGGTCTGGACGCCGATCACGCTCCGTCGCCACACGCTGTCTTCGGTGTGGAAATCCATGAAGTTTCCATCGGTAGCCACGATATCGATTGCTGAGCCAGGCAGGCTCCAATCCCAGACCGGAGGGTAGCCGCTCCTCCTGCCTTGGCTACCTCGGGCGCACGGGCTTCGCTGCACGCACCAATGTTATCAATGGCTTAGTGCTGGCACCTGGCTGGAGTTCCTGCGCGCTCTCGGCCAATAAGGAAACATCCTGCAAGGGCGGCAATGAATGCCAATGGCGCCGGGAAGCCCGATACCGGTTTCACATCTCAGCAGGCATCATAGCGATGGTCTCGAATTGCGGGATGAGTCGCACTGGATATGCGGCATTGATCGGTCAGACTTGCATTTCCCTGCTGCGTGGAGGCGGCGTCGGCGCCCGTCTCCAAGCCCTTGTCCGGCCATGACATTGTGTAACAAGGGGCCGTTCCAGACGCGCTTTCTGGAATTGGTCTAATTGGCTTGCAGTGCAGCATTTGGTGCGCTACCACGGCTCCGAAAATGAGCCCGCGCCGCATGCGGGCGTAAGAGGCACAGGGACATGCCCGAACTGGTCAAAGACTATCTGCCGGTCGTCATCTTCATGGCGGTAGCTGGCGCGATCGCCTTGGCGCTCATGGCGTCGGCGATCATCATCGCGGTCAGGAAGCCTGACCCGGAGAAGCTGTCGGCTTACGAATGCGGATTCAAGGCTTTCGACGACGCGCGTATGAAATTCGACGTGCGATTCTACCTCGTCTCCATTCTCTTCATCATCTTCGACCTCGAAGTCGCCTTCCTGTTCCCCTGGGCAATCACGCTCGGTGAGATCGGCGTCTACGGCTTCTGGTCGATGATGATCTTCCTCGCCGTCCTCACCATCGGCTTCATTTACGAATGGCGCAAAGGAGCGCTCGAATGGGATTGACCGAGACTCCGAAGGCCGGTCAGGGGCTCATCACGCCGGCCCAGCAGGAATATTTCACCAGCATCAGCGCCGAGCTCGCCGATAAGGGATTCCTTGTCACTTCGACCGACGATCTCATCAACTGGGCCCGCACCGGTTCCTTGATGTGGATGACCTTCGGTCTCGCCTGCTGCGCCGTCGAGATGATGCAGGCGTCCATGCCGCGCTACGACGTCGAGCGCTTCGGCTTCGCGCCACGTGCCTCGCCGCGCCAGTCGGACGTGATGATCGTCGCCGGCACGCTGACCAACAAGATGGCGCCGGCCTTGCGCAAGGTCTATGACCAGATGCCGGAGCCGCGCTACGTCATCTCGATGGGTTCCTGCGCCAATGGCGGCGGCTATTACCACTATTCCTATTCGGTGGTGCGCGGCTGCGACCGCATCGTGCCGATCGACATCTATGTGCCGGGCTGCCCGCCGACCGCCGAGGCGCTGCTCTACGGCATTCTGCAGCTGCAGAAGAAGATTCGCCGCGTCGGCACATTGGAGCGCTAGATCTGATGTCGGAAATCCTGAAGAACCTGAGCGCTCACATCACTGGCAAGCTCGGCCCCGCCGTCGTGTCGAGTGAAATCGCCTTCGGCGAGCTGACGATATGGGCCGAGGCCACCGAGATCGGCAATGTCCTGCGCTTCCTGCGCGACGATCCGGACTGCCGTTTCGTCTGCTTTATCGACATCTGCGGCGCCGATTACCCTGAGCGCGAACGGCGCTTCGACGTCGTCTATCATCTCTTGAGCCCCTACAAGAACGCGCGTGTGCGCGTGAAGGTGAGGACCGATGAGGCGACGCCGGTGCCGAGCGTGATCGAGGTCTTCCCCGCCGCCGACTGGTTTGAGCGTGAGACCTTCGATCTCTATGGCGTGCTGTTCGAGGGCCATCCGGATTTGCGCCGCATCCTCACCGACTACGGCTTTTCCGGCCATCCGTTACGCAAGGACTTCCCGCTCACCGGCCATGTCGAGGTGCGCTACGACGACGAGCAGAAGCGTGTCGTCTACGAACCGGTGAAGCTCGTGCAGGAATTCCGCAAATTCGATTATCTCTCCCCCTGGGAGGGCACCGATTACATACTGCCCGGCGATGAGAAGGCGGTGAAGCAATGACAACGACGACCGCCGAAGCCGATATCCGAAATTTTACCATTAATTTCGGGCCGCAGCATCCCGCCGCCCATGGCGTGCTCCGTCTCGTCCTCGAGCTCGACGGCGAAGTCGTGACGCGCGTTGACCCGCATATCGGTCTCCTGCATCGCGGCACCGAAAAGCTGATCGAGCACAAGACCTATCTGCAGGCGATCCCTTACTTCGACCGGCTCGATTATGTCGCGCCGATGAATCAGGAGCACGCCTTCGCGCTCGCGGTCGAACGGCTGCTCGGCATTACGGTGCCGATGCGCGGCCAGCTCATCCGCGTGCTCTATTCCGAGATCGGCCGTCTCCTCTCGCATCTCCTCAACGTGACGACGCAGGCCATGGACGTCGGCGCGCTCACCCCGCCGCTCTGGGGCTTCGAGGAGCGCGAGAAGCTGATGGTCTTCTACGAGCGTGCTTCGGGCTCGCGCATGCATGCGGCCTATGTGCGCCCGGGCGGCGTCCATCAGGACCTGCCGCAGGCGCTCGTCGACGATATCTGGACCTTCTGCGAGCATCATCCCAAGGTGCTCGACGACATCGAGGGGCTCCTAACCGACAACCGCATCTTCAAGCAGCGCAATGTCGATATCGGCGTCGTGAAGCTCGAGGACTGCTTCGCCTGGGGCTTCTCTGGCGTGATGGTCAGGGGCTCAGGCGCCGCCTGGGACCTGCGCAAATCGCAGCCCTACGAATGCTATGCCGATCTCGATTTCGACATTCCGATCGGCAAGAACGGCGACTGCTACGACCGTTACCTGATCCGCATGGAAGAGATGCGCCAGTCGGTCCGCATCATGAAGCAGTGCATCGAAAAGCTGAACTCGGCCGACGGCAAGACTCCGGTCTCCTCGACCGACGGCAAGATCGTGCCGCCCAAGCGGGCTGAGATGAAGCGCTCGATGGAAGCGCTCATCCATCATTTCAAGCTCTACACCGAGGGCTATAAGGTGCCGGCCGGCGAGGTCTATGCGGCGGTCGAAGCGCCCAAGGGCGAATTCGGCGTCTATCTCGTCGCCGACGGCACCAACAAGCCTTATCGCTGCAAGATCCGGGCGCCGGGCTTCGCCCATCTTCAGGCGATGGATTTCATGTGCCGCGGCCACATGCTCGCGGATGTGAGCGCCGTGCTGGGCTCACTCGATATCGTGTTTGGTGAGGTTGACCGATGAGCGTGCGCCGTCTCGATCCCGTTCAGCCCGAGAGTTTCGCCTTTACGCCGGCGAATCTCGTCTGGGCCAAGGAGACGATCAAGAAATATCCGGAAGGCAAGCAGGCCTCCGCCGTCATCCCGCTTCTGTGGCGCGCCCAGGAGCAGAATGAAGGCTGGGTGTCGAAGCCGGCGATGGAGTATGTCGCCGACATGCTCGCCATGAGCTTCATCCGCGTCTATGAGGTCGCGACCTTCTACACGATGTTCCAGCTCTCACCCGTCGGCAAGAAGGCCCATGTTCAGGTCTGCGGCACTACGCCCTGCATGCTGAGGGGGGCGGAGGATCTGAAGAAGGTCTGCCAGCGCCGCATCCATCCCGAGCCCCATCATCTCTCGGCCGAGGGCAATTTCTCCTGGGAAGAGGTCGAGTGCCTCGGCGTCTGCGTGAACGCGCCCATGGTGCAGATTTGGAGCGACACTTACGAAGACCTCACCCCAGAGAGCTTCGAGAAGGTGCTCGACGGTTTCGCCAAGGGCAAGCCGGTGAAGCCCGGTCCGCAAAACGGCCGCCAGTTTTCGGCACCCGAAGGCGAGCTCACGAGCCTCACGGATCCGTCGATCTACAGCAAGGACCGCACCTTCACCCGTATCGAGACGCCGCCTCCGGCACCGCCGGCCGCCGCGCCAGCACCAGCGAAGCCCGCCGCCGGCGACAAATCGAAGTGAGGATCACGTCTCATGCTCGCAGATAAAGACCGCATCTTCACGAATCTCTACGGTCTCCATGACTGGGGCCTCGACGGGGCGCGCAAGCGCGGCTGTTGGGTGGACGTGAAGTCGTTCATCGACAAGGGCCGCGACTGGATGATCAACGAGATGAAGGCCTCGGGTCTCAGGGGACGCGGCGGTGCCGGCTTCCCGACCGGCCTCAAATGGTCCTTCATGCCCAAGCAGATCGGCGAGCGGCCGCATTATCTCGTCGTCAATGCCGACGAATCCGAGCCCGGCACCTGCAAGGACCGCGAGATCATGCGGCATGACCCGCATCTCCTGGTCGAGGGCTGCCTTATCGCCGGCGCCGCGATGGGCGCCCATGTCGGCTATATCTATGTGCGCGGCGAGTTCATCCGCGAGCGCGAGCGGCTCCAGGCCGCCATCGAC
This genomic stretch from Nordella sp. HKS 07 harbors:
- a CDS encoding Fe(3+) ABC transporter substrate-binding protein, giving the protein MKSFKKLLQLAVAVPFGAALLATSALADGVVNIYSYRQPELIKPLLEAFTAETGIKTNVLFLDKGLEEKIAEEGANSPADVILTVDIGRLQAAEDKGVTQPLVDELINKDIPAQYRDPEGNWFGVTTRARVIYASKERVSQDAITYEELADPKWKGKICTRSGQHVYTIGLIASMIAHNGLEKTEEWLKGVKANLARKPDGGDRDQAKAIFAGECDIALGNTYYVGQMQTNEKEPEQKEWAASIKVLFPNANDRGTHVNISGMALAKYAPNKDNAVKLMEFLATDKGQTLYGEQVFEYPVEPGIKASDIVSAWGTLKPDALPLAEIAKNRKAASELVDKVGFDEGPAS
- a CDS encoding mechanosensitive ion channel family protein, with the protein product MTIDQAEVEATRALEILLGWLVSSQFYAQIGAIILARAVAHFANRQIKAKTPYFKSPPEQGALLKVRRWLYSCRDLLFPILCVLMLAIAVQVVEGTVGSSWLVRIAQSIAVIGVLYAAINRFIRHPLINAAARWIGIPIATLQVFGVLDNFSLYLDSVSLEVGNIRLSLYTLAKAAVFGGILFWLGRFSNDAGQKAIRKQEALDIPTRELLAKIFQIALFVLLFILLLQVLGLDLTALTIFGGALGVGLGFGLQQIASNFISGMILLFERSMKVGDYVEVGGGMAGTLREINMRSSTLHTGDGKEIMVPNEKFITSAFVNWTKSDHLQRFDVTFSVPYDADIHKIPNLVQAAAARHPHILARPTGPSCDIKQFGDKGIQFGLTYWVAGTNGYGSDVHFLVWDTLKEAGIALGPLK
- a CDS encoding SGNH/GDSL hydrolase family protein, producing the protein MTVDKRDGNSLLPSTDDPPLPLAGPTSPKFERRLAIVACLLPAAYFLLSSLFALIYFKTYASELPQFLRYVLAPGLIGVAFLACAYALPRRLSLSIGTSGIAVIAALFAFETWQTIKLYASLLGMIGYAGGAQIPSVDANNGLPPGYTVKALNRVLKPATLPEAVLSGVPHSQVFMCSRDGKPVTYTADRYGFNNPDSVYDKPISTVVLGDSFIEGYCLEPGKDTVSVLRGTLPDSVGIATRGNGPLMELAALGRFGKELRPRFVVMAFFEGNDWENLQVELEFPWLRQALSENTEFGQTTIPPATLAEMDGVINGWRATEVKPLDVLRRTWLVRNFFALRQVSSELGIAYPKVFRAQPEYVDILRKAAKITESWGGELLVLYIPQAARYDGMISHEFVYDPLRNRVRKAAAEAGVEVIDLAEIFKKRKDVQSLYASDWHFSEEGARVAAQAIIDRLRQPMAAYHSAK
- a CDS encoding SxtJ family membrane protein; translation: MTENFHERIEADEEVKLPSERSFAMVFATVFALIGLIPLLHGGSIRWWSIVIGAVFLIIGLTVPSILRPLNKLWMRFGLLLHRIVNPLVLGLMFWGILVPVGYLIRMFSGKLLASELKDDSYWIRRKPPGPDPESVRNQF
- a CDS encoding DUF5989 family protein gives rise to the protein MSFIGELLAFTRARKKVWLLPMLIFLGLFGGLLILAKGSAVAPFIYTIF
- a CDS encoding carbamoyltransferase; amino-acid sequence: MRILGISAYYHDSAAAIVADGKIICAAQEERFTRKKHDARFPAHAIAYCLEEARAKLGEIDYVAFYDKPFLKFERILETYLAYAPRGFTSFRMAMPVWLREKLFQKSLLKKHLREIDPDFDPEGKLLFTEHHLSHAASAFFPSPFDQAVVLTMDGVGEWATTSAGVGQGTDLAIEREIHFPHSLGLLYSAFTYYTGFKVNSGEYKVMGLAPYGEPKYVDVIRDNLIDIRSDGSYRLNLDYFDYCTGLRMTNERFDALFGGPPRKSEDRLTQREMDLAASVQVVLEEVVIKMTRSLRDAYGIDNLCLAGGVALNCVANGKILRDGHFKKIWIQPAAGDAGGALGAALAAYHGIAKKPRINSNGADLMQGAYLGPSFTQDEIEKRLRDQKAVFETVSDDEVIDLSVKALAQENAVGWFQGRMEFGPRALGARSILGDARSPSMQSLLNLKVKYRESFRPFAPSVLREDVAGWFELDEDSPYMLLVADVREERRRSMSAHENALFGIEKLNIPRSEIPAVTHIDYSARIQTVSADTNPRYHALLSAFKRETGCPVLVNTSFNVRGEPLVCTPEDAFRCFMGTEIELLVAGNCVLRKERQDPALKRNYESAFELD
- a CDS encoding HNH endonuclease, coding for MNRSDRRSPEAAQYRKLYKTSAWAKTRESQFRKQPLCEWCKVRGRIVAAAVCHHVSPSQKLRPETFFAGPFTSLCKDCHDGRAQQIEVRGYSTEVGADGFPIHPKHPSLR